The Limanda limanda chromosome 13, fLimLim1.1, whole genome shotgun sequence region CCCAAAGTCCGTAAATCGATAACTGAACCCAAACCCGAATGCGGGGTACAGAGGCTCCGTGAACGTGGATTTGAACGTGTGGAGATGGATCAGTGCATAAGAGGTCACTTCGTAGAAGGACAGAATGCCGGCCTGAAAGTCCAGGAAGACCGCCACTCTGTCCGAGGCCGGAGACAACCGAGGCCGAAGGTGAGTCGCCTGGTCTCCGTGCTGGACAGAGTAGCCACCGTCCCTCTGACACAGCAGCGTCCAGGAGTGATGGTTCAAACCGAGACAGCTGTCGGCCCCCTCTCCTTTCCGTATGATTCCTTTGTACGTCACTGCGATGTAAACCGAGCCTTTAAACTTGACCTCCCAGTAACAGCGACCAGTCAGTCCAGTGCTGCCCAGCACCTGCAGCCAGCAGTCGAATCTCCCCGGGTGGTGTCGGTACGGCTGCTTCTCGAATACGGTGGTCGCCGTCCTGCAGTTGTCGGAGAGCTCGAGGTTTTCCTGCGCCGTGTTTTCATCCAGGACGAGTTCATAGACGTCTGATGGACAAGACGAGAAACAGCAACAGTTCATCAACGCGTCTGATGTGGGAATTAAAAGCAGCAGTTCTACATTTTGTGATGCTGCTGAAAAGTTTTAGTTGCCTTAAATTCGTAATTAATTCTACGTTGGCTGTCGTGCTTTggaatgaatgatgtttgtttgtttgttttttaatgatcaAATTTGTGCAGCACCAGTGCTTTATAGACCTCCTAAATATCAACATTGGACTGACTTTCATTCCAgctgcacattttaaaatggCCGTGGGCTTCACCTTTGCTTTAAGTCAGTGTACGTCTTTAGTTGCCTCCTCATTCTGACTCTAATTGAACTGTGCCATGTAGTCGTACAGATTAGCTGCTACCTCTGCACAATTTGTTTTGAAATTCCTTTTCATTGCCATAATTTTTAGGCCCGTCagagttttcttttcaaaattatTTGTAGCTTTGAGTGTAATTTTTCAGGAGCTTCCACTTTACAGAGCTTCATTTTAAATAAgtactgtaaaaaaataaaacgtaAAAGTTGAATCCGCTGACGGTAAACTTACATTTCTTGAAACCAGGCGTCAGTGTTTGCTCTCCACAATACTCGAGGCTACAGGAAGAAACAGAGTCCCAATCAGACCAGGAATCGTCCGGTTCTATTCAGTAAGTGTTTGTCACTGTGAGTTCTTACGTGAGAGTTTCCAGAGGATAGTTTGGATCCTTCAGTAGAGCGGTCAGCACTTTCACCCCCGAGTCTCCGGGATGATTGAAGCTCAGGTCCAACTCTTTCAGGCTGGAGTGGCTGGTCCTCAGGGCCGAGGCCAAGGAGGCGCAGCCTTTCTCAGAGAGCATACAGCCTGACagcctacaaacacacacatgcacacgcacacacacataggatTGTCAACCAGCTTGTGACGGTCATCAGATGATGAGATGAACGAATCCTCACCTGAGACTCTGCAGGacacagtttggactctccagtccaacacaaagcagcttcactcctgaatcctgcaggttgttgtcactCAGGTCCAGCTCCCTCAGCTTAGACGAGTCGGAGCTGAGAACCGAACCCAGAGCTTCACAGATGTTGTCAGATAGATTGCAGCTACTCAGCCTGAGAAGGTATTGGTCAGATCAAGCTGattaaataaacagataaaaccCGATTTGATACAGCTGAGGACTGTAGTTTTCTGTCTACTTACAGTGATTTGTTGGACGCCTTGACCACTGGTATCAGCATGAGGAGACCCTCCTCTGAAGGACAGTATTTCTTCAAGTCAAACACCTCCAGCGTGTCTTCCGATGACAGGAGGATGAAGACCAGTGCCGACCAGTGAGCAGGAGAAAGATTTCTTTCAGACAGACTTCCTGAACTCAGGTTCTGCTGGACCTCCTTCACCAAGGAATCGTCTCTCAGCTCATTAAGACAGTGGAATAGATTGATGCTCCTCTCTGGGGATGTATTGTCCCTTATCTTGTTCTTGATGGACTGGATCGTGGGTTGATGGTCGGTCTGATGGAACCCTTTGGACGTATTCAACAGACGCTTTAGAAGATCCTGATTGGTCTGCAGGGAAAGGCCCAGGAGGAAGCGCAGGAACAAGTCCAGCCGCCCATTTGAACTCAGCGCTTTCTGAATTGCAATCTCGTGGACCTCAGTTATGGATTTTCTCCTGCATAGCGTACACAGATCTCCCAGTTTCAGCTTCTGCTCCGACAGAACGTTCTTGTTGTCGTTAATGAGTGACATCACAACATGCAGGGCAGCCAGATACTCCTGAAGGGTCAGATGGACAAAGCGGTACATCTTCTCCTTACCGTTGTCCTTCCACTTGAACACCTCTTTAAAGACCTCTGTGAACACTCCAGCGTTCTGTGACACTTTGAGTAAATCAATGCCACTGTCTTTCAGATCTGTCTCGTAGAAGAGGTTGCCCTTCTCCAAACGGTCGAATGCTAGTTTCGCTAAGGACTTGATGTACCTGATGCTCTTCTTTGAGCCACACCTCTCTCCTGTCAGTGTGATTTGATACAGCAGGAATTCTGTGTACATCTCCGTCAACGTTGTGGGCAGATCTATGTTCGCTTTGCTTTTCAAAACGTCCTTCAAAACTGTGGAAGTGATCCAGCAGAAAACTGGGATGTGACACATGATGAAGAGGCTCCGTGAGGCCTTGATGTGGGCGATGATTCTGCTGCCGTGTTCTGGGAACTTCATcttgaagtactcctccttctgtgGGTCAGTGAATCCTCTCACCACTGTCATTCTTTTGATAAAATCCTGATGGATCTGACTGGCGGCTGCAGGTCGTGTGGTTATCCACACCCGGGCAGAGGGAAGCAGGTTCCCACTGATCAGGGCAGTCAGCAGAACCTCCACCGAGGTCGACTGTGTCACATCAAAATCAACCTGCTGAGGTTCACGTCGCGTCAAATCCATCTGAAGGCGGCTTTCATCCAATCCgtccaacacaaacagaagttTATATTGACTGTTGTTAAAGTCGCAGTTTCCTGACGCCTGTAGTTTAGCAAAGATACGGTTCAGATCTTCGTCTGTGATGTCTATGGTTTCCCGGATACTCTTATGAATTAGCTCTGCCAGGCTGATCCTTTCCCCCTTCAGTTGATTCAGTTCACTGAAGCTAAAGGGGAATATCAGATGCACATCTTGATTTTTCCCTCCTTCGGCCCAGTCCAACACAAACTTTTTCACGAGGATTGTTTTGCCAATTCCTGCAACTCCAGTCGTCAGCACTGTTCTTAAGGGTTTACCAATAGGACTTTTGAATATGTCACTGGGGTCGATGGGTTTCACTGCTGCCGCCCTGTAGTTCCTAATCAGCATGATCTCATGCTGTTCGTTGATGTGAATTTCCCCCCCGTCTGTGATGTACAGCTCTATGAAGATGTCCTTCAGGCTCTGCTCATCTCTCTTCTCGGCCATACCCTCTTGAACACACATGAACCTGCTCTGGAAATGCGTCTGTATCGTGCGTTGAAACAGTTTGATCTGTTTTTCTAGAGGCTGAAGCTCGTGCATCTCCACATCTGCAAGAAACAAAATTACCAAAAAAAAATTACCTGTTACCTTAGTTGtgtctctttttccttttcactcCTTGCTTTGACCCGGTCTGGATCCAATACTTTGACCCACTAGGCTTCATATGGCATCCTACAGTCAACTGGATTAGAAATGGACACAACCGGACTTCTAAGAAAGATCTACAGAAACATCTTCCTCTGCTCGTCATGTTGGCCTCACAAAGAACATCTTTACCTTCAGGTCTGCTGCTGGTGGCTGGacggcgaggaagaggaggagcctgcaGTGGGATCGAGGAAGCTCCTGTGTCTtattacaaaaaacaagatgcctttttttacaatatacagTTGATATTATACCAAGATTTAGCGTTTTGAAGAATATCTCCTTGTCTTTCCACGTGTTACCTTTCAGTTCTGAGCTCCTGTCTGACAGTTTCTGGACCAGGTCATACATGTTCATCTTCCCCAAAGCCGTCTCGGCCAGCTCCACGGCGTGATGGGAGTATTTCTGCACCATCAGCGTCACTGTTTCCAGCCGgtcagcctcctccagcttgGACCACGGGATCGGGGTGATGCCGCTGTAGATCTCTCGCAGGTGCAGGTACCACCTGAAGGCCTTAAAATCTTCATGTCCCAGGCTCTCAAGGGTGTCCAAGAGCAGTTCCTCAACTGTCACCATCGCTGCTTCCTGATTGGATCACACAATCTTTTCTAATGGGTTCCATACAGATTTGTGTCTTCTAAGTCTTAGCAAAATCAGCCTTTATCTCCAATAGTGCTTTTGTTCAATTTCCAATTCAACACGTCCTCGTGGGGATTTTTGATTTGTAGTTCCTCCATGTGATTTCTCTGCAGAGTCACAGGGACATCCCAGTGTTGAGCAGGAGCTTAATGATGATTGGTTGATATTCACTGTCATTGTGACGTGTTGCCTTCAAACAGattctgtctgtgctgtgtgAGTGGTGCTGTGTTACCAGGTGGGTTCAGGGGTGATCGTCTCAAATCTCAATCTTTATTCCCTCTTCATCTCGACAGGAACTTCAGGAAGCtcctaaaaaaaaaggaaatcaactTCAACTTAATTGTCACCATTATGGAAGATCCaaggtgggaagtaacaaagtacaaatacttagTAACATAAAGACAGATTTCAACCAAAATGGACAATAACACAGAAAATTCCTTGTTATCTCTCAGTGCAGATCCGAATTCCAGAAGTCCCACAGCGTAAAAAAGACGTATTGAGACGAAAGAGACGAGCAAGAGAGAGAGTAAAGTATGTTGGGAGTGggacagtgtttttgtgaaacc contains the following coding sequences:
- the LOC133018201 gene encoding NACHT, LRR and PYD domains-containing protein 3-like — translated: MVTVEELLLDTLESLGHEDFKAFRWYLHLREIYSGITPIPWSKLEEADRLETVTLMVQKYSHHAVELAETALGKMNMYDLVQKLSDRSSELKDVEMHELQPLEKQIKLFQRTIQTHFQSRFMCVQEGMAEKRDEQSLKDIFIELYITDGGEIHINEQHEIMLIRNYRAAAVKPIDPSDIFKSPIGKPLRTVLTTGVAGIGKTILVKKFVLDWAEGGKNQDVHLIFPFSFSELNQLKGERISLAELIHKSIRETIDITDEDLNRIFAKLQASGNCDFNNSQYKLLFVLDGLDESRLQMDLTRREPQQVDFDVTQSTSVEVLLTALISGNLLPSARVWITTRPAAASQIHQDFIKRMTVVRGFTDPQKEEYFKMKFPEHGSRIIAHIKASRSLFIMCHIPVFCWITSTVLKDVLKSKANIDLPTTLTEMYTEFLLYQITLTGERCGSKKSIRYIKSLAKLAFDRLEKGNLFYETDLKDSGIDLLKVSQNAGVFTEVFKEVFKWKDNGKEKMYRFVHLTLQEYLAALHVVMSLINDNKNVLSEQKLKLGDLCTLCRRKSITEVHEIAIQKALSSNGRLDLFLRFLLGLSLQTNQDLLKRLLNTSKGFHQTDHQPTIQSIKNKIRDNTSPERSINLFHCLNELRDDSLVKEVQQNLSSGSLSERNLSPAHWSALVFILLSSEDTLEVFDLKKYCPSEEGLLMLIPVVKASNKSLLSSCNLSDNICEALGSVLSSDSSKLRELDLSDNNLQDSGVKLLCVGLESPNCVLQSLRLSGCMLSEKGCASLASALRTSHSSLKELDLSFNHPGDSGVKVLTALLKDPNYPLETLTLEYCGEQTLTPGFKKYVYELVLDENTAQENLELSDNCRTATTVFEKQPYRHHPGRFDCWLQVLGSTGLTGRCYWEVKFKGSVYIAVTYKGIIRKGEGADSCLGLNHHSWTLLCQRDGGYSVQHGDQATHLRPRLSPASDRVAVFLDFQAGILSFYEVTSYALIHLHTFKSTFTEPLYPAFGFGFSYRFTDFGSSVSLCEMDDVSHC